Within the Streptomyces sp. NBC_00554 genome, the region ACTGCACGACCTCAACCACGCGGCCCGGTACGCCACCCACCTCATCGCCCTGCGCGAAGGCGAGGTCATCGCCGAGGGCGCGCCGAGCGAGATCGTCACGGCCGGCCTGGTCGAGGAGGTCTTCGGACTGCGCTGCCAGGTCATCGACGACCCGGAGACAGGGACACCACTGGTGGTGCCGGCGGCGCGCAAGGCCCGTACGGCCGCCTCGGACTCGGCCAAGGCGCCGGTGTCGGTGTCGGCTACGGAAGGGTCCTGAGGCGGAAGTCGGTTACAGAAGGGTCCTGAGCCGGAACAGGTCGCGCAGGCCCGCCTCCAACTTCACCCGGCCCGAGCCCCAGGCCTTCGCGAAGTTCAGCTCGCCGTTCACCATCGCGACCAGGTCGTCACCGCTCATCGTGAGCCGGATCTGGGCCTTCTCGGCCGGCGAGCCCTGGAGTGTGTCCAGCACTTTGATCCGGCCGTCCTGGAGACGGCCGACGAAGGTGATGTCCAGGTCGGTGATACGGCAGCTCAGCGAGCGGTCCAGGGCCGCAGCGGTGCGTACGTCCCCTTCGGCGCTCGCCATGTTGTCCGAGAGCTTCTCGAGCGCCGTGCGGCACTCCTCAATCGTCGCCATCGTGATCGACGGTACCGCAGGGCTTCGCGGTAGCGTCGGGGCATGAGCGACTCAGTGCCGGAGATCCCGTCTCCGCAGGACGAGGTCCCGGAGCCGGAGGTTCCGGTCGATGCCGGCCCCGCCTACGACCTTGCCGTCCCCGCCCCGCTGAACGTGCCCCGCACCCCCACCGGCAACGCGGACATCGACGCCCAGCTCGACCGGCTGGCCGACGCCGACCACCTCGCCACGGAGGGACATGTCGAGGTGTACGAGGATGTACACCGGGGGCTGCGCGACGCGCTCACCGCGCTCGACGCCCGCCCGGGACCTCCGGTGCCCCCAACGCCGTACGACCGCAGGAGCTGAACCGAACGTGGCAGGAGTGGCACGCCGCCGCCTGGATGCCGAGCTGGTCCGCCGCAAGCTCGCCCGCTCGCGTGAGCACGCCGGACAGCTGATCGCCGCCGGGAGGGTCAGCGTCGGCAAGACCGTCGCGGTGAAGCCCGCCACACAGGTGGAGACCGCGGCCGCGATCGTGGTCACCCAGGACGACAGCGACCCGGACTACGTCTCGCGCGGCGGACACAAGCTCGCCGGCGCGCTGGAGGTCTTCGTTCCGCAGGGGCTGAAGGTCGAGGGACGGCGGGCGCTGGACGCCGGTGCGTCCACCGGCGGCTTCACCGACGTACTGCTGCGCGCGGGAGCCGCCCATGTGCTCGCCGTCGACGTCGGCTACGGTCAACTTGCTTGGTCTCTGCAGAGCGATGAACGCGTCACCGTCAAGGACCGTACGAACGTACGCGAGTTGACGTTGGAGGCGATCGATGGGGAGCCCGTGGATCTTGTTGTCGGGGATCTGTCCTTCATCCCGCTCGGCCTGGTGCTGCCCGCCCTCGCGCGGTGCGCGGCGCCCGACGCCGATCTGGTGATGATGGTCAAACCACAGTTCGAAGTGGGGAAGGAACGGCTGGGCAGCGGCGGTGTCGTGCGCAGCCCGGAGCTGAGGGCCGAGGCCGTGCGCGGTGTGGCCGCGCGTGCCTGGGGGCTCGGGCTCGGTGTGCGGGGGGTCACGGCCAGCCCGTTGCCCGGCCCGTCGGGCAATGTCGAGTACTTTCTGTGGCTGCGTGCCGGGGCACCCGAACTCGATCCGGCAGACGTTGACCGTGCAGTGGCGGAGGGGCCGCGTTGACACAGACCCGAGCTCGTACTGTTTTCCTGCTCGCCCACACCGGGCGGCCCGCTGCGATCCGCAGCGCCGAACTCGTCGTCCAGGGGCTGTTGCGCTCCGGGATCGGCGTACGTGTGCTGGAGGCGGAGGCCGCCGACCTGCCGCTGCCACCGACAGTGGAGCTGGTGAAAGAGGCCACACCGCAGTGCCTCGACGGGTGCGAGCTGCTGATCGTGCTCGGCGGTGACGGCACGCTGCTGCGTGGCGCCGAGTTCGCCCGCGCGTCCGGGGTGCCCATGCTCGGCGTCAACCTCGGCCGCGTCGGCTTCCTCGCGGAGGCCGAGCGGGACGACCTCGACAAGGTCGTCGACCGGGTGGTGACCAAGGCGTACGAGGTCGAGGAGCGGATGACCGTCGACGTCGTCGTGCACAAGAACGGCGACATCGTGCACACCGACTGGGCGCTGAACGAAGCCGCCGTACAGAAGGTGTCCGCCGAGAAGCTGCTTGAGGTCGTGCTGGAGATCGACGGGCGGCCCGTGACCGGCTTCGGCTGCGACGGGATCGTCTGCGCCACGCCGACCGGCTCCACGGCGTACGCCTTCTCCGCGGGCGGGCCCGTGGTGTGGCCGGAGGTCGAGGCGCTGCTGATGGTGCCGATCAGTGCGCACGCGCTGTTCGCGAAGCCGCTGGTGACCTCGCCGGACTCGGTACTCGCGATCGAGGTGCTGCCACACATTCCGCCGGGGGTGTTGTGGTGCGACGGGCGCCGGTCGGTGGAGTTGCCGCCGGGAGCGCGGGTGGAGGTGCGGCGGGGGGCTGTGCCGGTGCGACTGGCCCGGCTGCATCACGCGTCGTTCACGGATCGGCTGGTGGCGAAGTTCGCTCTGCCGGTTTCCGGGTGGCGCGGGGCGCCGCACTAGTCGTACGACGGCGTGGCTGGCGTGCACGACTTGTGTGCGGCGTCTGTACGGTGGCCCACTCCCGCGGGTGACAACGGACCCTTTGTGGGTCCTTGTCACCTGCGCCTTCGTACCAGGGGGGTGGGGGCCGTCGCACATCCGGTCCCTGACCTCGTAAGGTCGGGGGCGTGTTGGAGGAGATGCGGATACGGTCGCTCGGAGTCATCGACGACGCGGTGGTCGAGCTGTCGCCAGGCTTCACCGCCGTGACCGGTGAGACCGGTGCGGGCAAGACGATGGTGGTCACCAGCCTCGGGCTGCTGCTGGGCGGGCGTGCCGACCCGGCGCTCGTGCGGATCGGCGCCAAGAACGCGGTCGTGGAGGGGCGGATCACCGTACCCGCGGGCGGGACGGCGGTCGTACGGGCCGAGGAGGCCGGAGCCGAACTCGACGACGGGGCGCTACTGATCAGCCGTACCGTTTCCGCCGAGGGGCGCTCACGGGCGCACCTGGGCGGGCGCTCCGTGCCGGTGGGGGTGCTCGCCGAACTCGCCGACGAGCTCGTGGCCGTGCACGGCCAGACCGACCAGCAGGGGCTGCTCAAGCTGTCCCGGCAGCGGCAGGCGCTCGACCGGTACGCGGGGGACGCGGTCGCCGTGCCGCTCGCCAAGTACGCGGGCGCCTACCGTCGGCTGCGCGCGATCTCGGGCGAACTGGACGAGATCACGACGCGCGCGCGTGAGCGGGCCCAGGAAGCCGACCTGCTGCGCTTCGGGCTCGACGAGATCGCGGGGGTCGAACCGCGCGCGGGCGAGGACGTGGAGCTGGCCGCCGAGGCCGAGCGGCTCGGTCACGCGGAGGCGCTGGCGTCGGCCGCCACGGTCGCGCACGCGGCGCTCGCGGGCAATCCCGAGGACCCGGAAGGCATCGACGCGGCGACGCTCGTCGCGGGCGCGCATCGGGCGCTCGAGGCCGTACGGTCGCACGACTCCTCGCTCGGCGCGCTGTCCGCGCGGATCGGCGAGGTCAACATCCTGCTGCGCGATGTGGCGGGGGAGCTGGCCGGGTACGCCGACGACCTCGACGCCGACCCGCTGCGGCTCGCGGCGGTCGAGGAGCGGCGGGCCGCGCTCACCCAGCTCACCCGCAAGTACGGCGAGGACATCGACGCCGTGCTCTCCTGGGCCGAGCAGGGCGCCGCACGGCTCCTCGAACTCGAAGGCGACGACGAGCGGATCGACGAACTGACCGCCGAGCGGGACGCGCTCCGGTCCGAACTGGGCGGACTCGCCCAGGGGTTGACGGAGGCCCGTACGGAGGCCGCCGAACGGTTCGCCGCCGCCGTGACCGCCGAGCTGGCCTCGCTCGCCATGCCGCACGCGCGCGTGTCGTTCGAGATCCGGCAGACCGACGACCCGGAGGGCGTGGAACTCGGCGGGCGTACGGTCGCGTACGGTCCCGCGGGCGTCGACGAGGTCGAGCTGCTGCTCGCTCCGCACCCCGGCGCGCCGCCCAGGCCCATCGCCAAGGGTGCCTCCGGCGGTGAGCTCTCGCGCGTGATGCTCGCGGTGGAGGTCGTCTTCGCCGGTACGGATCCGGTGCCGACGTATCTGTTCGACGAGGTCGACGCCGGTGTCGGTGGCAAGGCCGCGGTCGAGATCGGGCGGCGGCTCGCCCGGCTCGCGAAGACCGCGCAGGTCGTGGTCGTCACGCATCTGCCGCAGGTGGCCGCGTTCGCCGACCGGCAGTTGCTGGTCGAGAAGACCAACGACGGGTCGGTGACCCGGTCCGGGGTCAAGGTCCTGGAGGGCGAGGACCGGATCCGCGAGCTGTCCCGGATGCTCGCGGGGCAGGAGGACTCGGAGACGGCCCGGGCACATGCGGAGGAGTTGCTGGCGACGGCCAGGGCGGACGGGTAGCCGCCGGCGGGCGGGGGGATTCTCCGCCGCTCCGCGACGGTGTGTGGCCTTGTCCGCTGCGCGGGGTGGCTTTGACCGCTCCGCGGTCCGATCTCCGCCGCTCCGCGGCGTTTTCCCGCCCGCCCGCCCCTTTTGACCGCTCCGCGGTCCCCGGATCCCGGCCGCTCCGCGGCCCTCCTAAAGTTGCCCGCATGATCACACGCAACGGCAGGACCGCCGCATTCGGAACCGCCCTGACCCTCACCCGCGCCG harbors:
- a CDS encoding SCP2 sterol-binding domain-containing protein, coding for MATIEECRTALEKLSDNMASAEGDVRTAAALDRSLSCRITDLDITFVGRLQDGRIKVLDTLQGSPAEKAQIRLTMSGDDLVAMVNGELNFAKAWGSGRVKLEAGLRDLFRLRTLL
- a CDS encoding TlyA family RNA methyltransferase is translated as MAGVARRRLDAELVRRKLARSREHAGQLIAAGRVSVGKTVAVKPATQVETAAAIVVTQDDSDPDYVSRGGHKLAGALEVFVPQGLKVEGRRALDAGASTGGFTDVLLRAGAAHVLAVDVGYGQLAWSLQSDERVTVKDRTNVRELTLEAIDGEPVDLVVGDLSFIPLGLVLPALARCAAPDADLVMMVKPQFEVGKERLGSGGVVRSPELRAEAVRGVAARAWGLGLGVRGVTASPLPGPSGNVEYFLWLRAGAPELDPADVDRAVAEGPR
- a CDS encoding NAD kinase, whose protein sequence is MTQTRARTVFLLAHTGRPAAIRSAELVVQGLLRSGIGVRVLEAEAADLPLPPTVELVKEATPQCLDGCELLIVLGGDGTLLRGAEFARASGVPMLGVNLGRVGFLAEAERDDLDKVVDRVVTKAYEVEERMTVDVVVHKNGDIVHTDWALNEAAVQKVSAEKLLEVVLEIDGRPVTGFGCDGIVCATPTGSTAYAFSAGGPVVWPEVEALLMVPISAHALFAKPLVTSPDSVLAIEVLPHIPPGVLWCDGRRSVELPPGARVEVRRGAVPVRLARLHHASFTDRLVAKFALPVSGWRGAPH
- the recN gene encoding DNA repair protein RecN, whose protein sequence is MLEEMRIRSLGVIDDAVVELSPGFTAVTGETGAGKTMVVTSLGLLLGGRADPALVRIGAKNAVVEGRITVPAGGTAVVRAEEAGAELDDGALLISRTVSAEGRSRAHLGGRSVPVGVLAELADELVAVHGQTDQQGLLKLSRQRQALDRYAGDAVAVPLAKYAGAYRRLRAISGELDEITTRARERAQEADLLRFGLDEIAGVEPRAGEDVELAAEAERLGHAEALASAATVAHAALAGNPEDPEGIDAATLVAGAHRALEAVRSHDSSLGALSARIGEVNILLRDVAGELAGYADDLDADPLRLAAVEERRAALTQLTRKYGEDIDAVLSWAEQGAARLLELEGDDERIDELTAERDALRSELGGLAQGLTEARTEAAERFAAAVTAELASLAMPHARVSFEIRQTDDPEGVELGGRTVAYGPAGVDEVELLLAPHPGAPPRPIAKGASGGELSRVMLAVEVVFAGTDPVPTYLFDEVDAGVGGKAAVEIGRRLARLAKTAQVVVVTHLPQVAAFADRQLLVEKTNDGSVTRSGVKVLEGEDRIRELSRMLAGQEDSETARAHAEELLATARADG